Proteins from one Anastrepha obliqua isolate idAnaObli1 chromosome 2, idAnaObli1_1.0, whole genome shotgun sequence genomic window:
- the LOC129237074 gene encoding neuroglian has product MATFRQQQQQEHYDYRWIKNGKKFDWQAYDNRMLQQPGRGTLVITSPKDEDMGQYQCFAENEFGTATSNSVFVRKAELNAFKDEVAKTIETNEGEPFSLSCEAPDGWPKPIVNWLIQHSLDGTIKSINDSRMTLDPEGTLWFSNVTRGDASDDFFYACSATSVFRNEYKIGNKVLLDVKQTGISAAQNKQPPKRQYVTRKNEVALRGKRVELYCIFGGTPLPQTVWSKNGAPIKWSDRVTQGHYGKSLVIRQASFDDEGSYTCDVSNGVGNAQSYSINLKILATPYFTKEPEIQNAAEDETVEFECAAAGNPEPTIQWIHNGKPIAQSPPNPRRTVQSNRIILRDLVKADTGNYGCNATNSLGYVYKDVYLNVLALPPEIQEAPRKEATVDGKNVTLRCRVFGAPKPQVKWIHNHQELTGGRYNTLPSGDLEIQEVAFSDEGDYTCFASNKFGSKSANGTLTVMKRTSIIHEPQNYEVAAGKSATFRCNEEHDDKLDLEIEWWKDGQPIDFESEARFMKTNDNSLTIPKTVELDSGEYTCVARTQLDEASAKANLIVQDVPNAPRLVGIVCMTNRIRVTWEPQGDNRSPILYYTIEFNTSFTPDSWDVSYEKVPSTEVAFVVDLTPWANYTFRVKAFNKIGPSPPSENSEVCTTPSDVPYKHPENVQGMGTEPNNLVISWTPMPEIDHNAPDFHYRVSWKRDIPAASWESRDIYDWHQNNLVIPDQPTYVPYLIKVVAINERGEANEAPTEVIGYSGEDRPLEAPTNFSMVQVTAATTAMLRWNHVSPESVRGRFKGYKIQTWTEKEGEEGLREIHVDAISDQALVTQFKPDSKNFARVLAYNGRFNGPPSVVIDFDTPEGVPSPVQSLDAYPLGSSAFWLTWKKPLQPNGKLTGYKIYYEEVKGSYVSERRELEPHITDPLQMSTKMAGLHANTKYRISITATTKMGEGSEHFIEKRTLPEDSQKPAVPAFAWEQLPSDNGLAKYRINWHPSTEGHAGTHFYTQYRIKGQSDFEKVDPEFTKDFQEVAGLDPDNVYEFRVVAVDGLHETPSEIREIVVDGPTKVPNQNVANAGWFIGMMLALAFIIILFIIICIIRRNRGGKYDVHDRELANGRRDYPDEGGFHEYSQPLDNKSAGRQSVSSANKPGVESDTDSMAEYGDGDTAQFTEDGSFIGQYVPGKLQPPVSPQPINNTPAAHQSPTAPPAPTQAAATTSNTAAVATYV; this is encoded by the exons TTACCGATGGATCAAGAACGGCAAGAAATTCGATTGGCAAGCTTACGACAATCGTATGCTTCAGCAACCCGGTCGTGGTACGCTCGTAATCACATCACCCAAAGACGAGGATATGGGTCAGTATCAGTGTTTTGCAGAAAACGAATTCGGTACGGCCACCTCGAATTCCGTGTTTGTGCGCAAAGCCGAACTGAATGCATTCAAAGATGAAGTGGCGAAAACAATTGAAACAAATGAAGGTGAACCCTTCTCGTTGAGTTGCGAGGCACCTGACGGTTGGCCCAAGCCCATTGTGAACTGGTTGATACAGCATTCTTTGGATGGCACCATTAAATCGATTAACGATTCACGCATGACACTCGATCCCGAAGGCACACTCTGGTTTTCGAACGTAACACGTGGAGACGCTTCTGATGATTTCTTCTATGCCTGTTCGGCTACCTCGGTATTCCGTAATGAATACAAAATTGGTAATAAGGTATTGTTGGATGTGAAACAGACCGGCATTAGCGCCGCACAGAACAAACAACCACCAAAGAGGCAATATGTTACGCGTAAGAACGAAGTAGCGTTACGTGGCAAACGCGTAGAgctatattgtatttttggtgGAACACCACTGCCGCAAACAGTGTGGTCGAAAAATGGCGCACCCATAAAATGGAGTGATCGAGTAACACAAGGTCATTATGGTAAATCGTTGGTCATCAGGCAGGCAAGTTTCGACGACGAAGGCTCCTATACGTGTGATGTTTCGAATGGTGTTGGCAATGCGCAATCGTATTCAATCAATCTTAAGATTTTGGCCACACCCTACTTCACGAAAGAACCAGAGATCCAGAATGCCGCCGAAGATGAAACGGTCGAGTTTGAGTGCGCAGCTGCTGGTAATCCAGAGCCGACAATTCAATGGATCCACAATGGCAAACCAATTGCACAATCACCACCCAATCCACGTCGTACTGTCCAGAGTAATCGCATTATCTTGCGCGATCTCGTTAAAGCCGATACTGGTAATTATGGCTGTAACGCTACCAATTCGCTTGGTTATGTCTACAAGGATGTGTATCTAAATGTGTTGGCACTACCGCCAGAGATCCAGGAAGCGCCACGCAAAGAAGCAACAGTCGACGGCAAAAATGTGACGTTACGTTGCCGCGTCTTTGGTGCGCCAAAGCCACAAGTGAAATGGATACATAATCACCAAGAATTGACCGGCGGACGCTACAACACCTTACCCTCAGGTGATCTGGAGATCCAAGAAGTTGCATTTAGTGATGAAGGCGACTACACTTGCTTTGCCTCCAACAAGTTCGGCAGTAAATCCGCAAATGGAACGTTGACAGTAATGAAGAGAACGAGTATAATACATGAACCGCAGAATTACGAGGTGGCTGCTGGCAAATCGGCGACATTCCGTTGCAATGAGGAGCATGATGACAAGCTCGATCTGGAGATTGAATGGTGGAAAGATGGGCAGCCCATTGATTTCGAATCGGAGGCACGTTTCATGAAGACCAATGACAATTCGCTGACCATACCCAAGACTGTTGAATTGGATTCGGGCGAGTATACATGCGTAGCACGCACGCAGTTGGACGAAGCTTCGGCCAAGGCTAACCTCATAGTGCAGGACGTACCGAATGCGCCGCGATTGGTTGGCATCGTTTGTATGACCAATAGGATAAGGGTGACCTGGGAACCGCAAGGTGACAATCGTTCACCCATTCTTTACTACACCATTGAATTCAATACTTCCTTTACACCCGACTCTTGGGATGTCTCATACGAGAAGGTACCCTCCACTGAAGTCGCATTCGTTGTTGACTTAACCCCCTGGGCTAATTACACCTTCCGCGTAAAAGCGTTCAATAAAATCGGGCCATCACCGCCATCAGAAAACAGTGAAGTGTGCACAACACCGTCAGATGTGCCCTACAAGCACCCCGAAAATGTACAAGGCATGGGTACAGAGCCCAACAATCTAGTAATTTCGTGGACGCCAATGCCAGAAATTGATCACAATGCGCCAGACTTCCATTACCGCGTATCTTGGAAACGCGATATACCGGCTGCCTCTTGGGAGAGTAGAGATATCTATGATTGGCATCAAAACAATTTGGTAATCCCAGACCAACCAACCTATGTACCGTACCTCATTAAAGTGGTGGCTATAAACGAGCGAGGCGAGGCAAATGAGGCGCCTACAGAAGTCATCGGCTATTCTGGCGAAGATC gCCCATTGGAAGCTCCCACCAACTTCAGCATGGTTCAAGTTACCGCCGCCACCACGGCTATGTTACGCTGGAATCACGTTAGCCCCGAATCGGTACGTGGACGCTTCAAGGGTTATAAAATCCAAACATGGACTGAGAAGGAAGGTGAGGAAGGTTTGCGTGAGATACATGTCGATGCGATCTCCGACCAGGCGCTCGTAACACAATTCAAACCCGACTCGAAGAATTTCGCGCGTGTGCTCGCTTACAATGGACGTTTCAATGGGCCACCCAGTGTTGTCATTGATTTTGATACGCCCGAGGGCGTACCGTCACCGGTACAGTCGTTAGATGCATACCCGCTGGGTTCATCCGCCTTCTGGTTGACTTGGAAGAAACCATTGCAACCAAATGGTAAATTAACCGGCTACAAAATCTACTATGAAGAGGTGAAAGGTAGCTATGTAAGCGAGCGACGTGAACTCGAACCACATATTACCGATCCACTACAGATGAGCACGAAAATGGCTGGTTTGCATGCAAATActaaatacagaatttcgataACAGCGACCACGAAAATGGGCGAGGGATCTGA ACACTTCATTGAGAAACGCACTTTGCCAGAGGACTCACAGAAGCCGGCGGTACCTGCGTTCGCCTGGGAGCAATTGCCATCTGATAATGGGCTCGCAAAATACCGCATCAACTGGCATCCCAGCACAGAGGGACATGCGGGCACACATTTCTACACTCAATACAG AATTAAAGGTCAATCAGACTTCGAAAAAGTTGATCCTGAGTTCACCAAAGATTTCCAGGAGGTCGCCGGTCTTGATCCAGATAATGTTTATGAATTCCGCGTGGTTGCAGTCGATGGGCTGCACGAGACACCCAGTGAAATAAGAGAAATCGTTGTTGACGGACCCACTAAGGTGCCCAATCAAAATGTGGCGAATGCTGGCTGGTTCATCGGTATGATGCTGGCGTTGGCTTTCATCATTATACTCTTCATTATTATTTGTATAATACGACGCAATCGCGGTGGCAAATATGATGTGCACGATCGTGAATTGGCGAATGGCCGCCGTGACTATCCCGACGAAGGTGGATTCCATGAATACTCGCAGCC TTTGGATAATAAGAGCGCTGGTCGCCAATCGGTTAGTTCGGCGAACAAGCCCGGTGTGGAGAGTGACACCGACTCGATGGCCGAATATGGTGATGGTGATACAG CTCAATTCACCGAGGATGGTTCCTTTATCGGTCAATATGTGCCAGGTAAACTACAGCCGCCCGTTAGTCCACAGCCCATCAACAATACGCCAGCAGCGCATCAGTCGCCAACAGCGCCGCCAGCGCCAACTCAAGCTGCCGCCACCACCTCGAATACAGCTGCAGTGGCCACATACGTTTAG